From Gemmatimonadales bacterium, the proteins below share one genomic window:
- a CDS encoding DUF892 family protein — protein sequence MPSVSSQSDYIDDIRHLCGAEQPLGDVLTRMARTASASFLRELLHRHGRMAEIHLRRLEWICRGLRVQSPIHASASMRNLTGRVEGLLASDLIRPDLDAALAAAAQAISQHKVMRYATARFQATRLGHLSHAALLEQSLNEEVSVRDAVATALGRPSNGEAKPLVTWYAELPVARRNPADPRDLDPTDRPDRRPEDEPVTPETEPDDVTHPGRREDPEPGRVPEPDRSDPETAAVLVGR from the coding sequence ATGCCAAGCGTATCTTCGCAGAGCGACTACATCGATGATATCCGTCACCTGTGTGGCGCAGAACAGCCATTAGGAGACGTACTGACGCGAATGGCCAGGACCGCGTCCGCGTCGTTCCTGCGCGAGTTGCTGCACCGCCACGGCCGGATGGCCGAGATTCATCTCCGCCGCCTCGAATGGATCTGTCGCGGCCTCAGGGTGCAGTCACCGATCCATGCGTCGGCCAGCATGCGCAATCTGACTGGCCGGGTCGAGGGACTTCTGGCGAGTGACCTGATCCGGCCGGATCTCGATGCGGCGCTCGCGGCGGCTGCGCAAGCCATTTCCCAGCACAAGGTGATGCGTTACGCCACCGCGCGCTTCCAGGCCACCCGACTCGGCCACCTGAGCCACGCCGCGCTGCTGGAACAGTCGCTCAACGAGGAAGTCAGCGTTCGGGACGCGGTGGCGACCGCGCTCGGCCGGCCGTCAAACGGGGAGGCAAAGCCTCTGGTCACCTGGTATGCGGAGCTGCCGGTGGCCCGCCGGAACCCGGCCGACCCGCGGGACCTCGATCCGACGGATCGGCCTGACCGCCGTCCCGAGGACGAGCCGGTCACGCCCGAGACCGAGCCCGATGACGTGACCCATCCCGGTCGACGTGAGGACCCTGAACCGGGTCGGGTACCAGAACCCGATCGGAGTGATCCGGAAACCGCAGCAGTCCTGGTGGGCCGCTAA
- a CDS encoding dienelactone hydrolase family protein, producing the protein MTRKTSHDFDQELLILFDAYVHGTIDRRAFLDRAAKFAVGGVTAAMLLEQLSPKFVEAQVIAPADTRISAEYLEYDSPNGYGRARGYLVAPTGATARHPAILVIHENRGLNPHIEDITRRLAVDGFLAFAPDALFPLGGYPGDEDKARELFPQLDQAKTREDFVAAVGVLKARPESTGRVGAVGFCYGGGMVNYLATRLGSELAAGVAFYGSSPNVEDVPKIRSPLLIQSAEQDPRINASWPAFEEALKAAKVDYQRYLYPGTQHGFNNDTTPRYDPAAAKLAWDRTVAFFNRHVRG; encoded by the coding sequence ATGACCCGGAAGACCTCACACGACTTCGATCAGGAGTTGCTGATCCTGTTCGACGCCTACGTTCATGGCACCATCGACCGCCGCGCCTTTCTCGACCGGGCCGCCAAGTTCGCCGTGGGCGGGGTTACGGCGGCCATGCTGCTCGAGCAGCTCAGCCCGAAGTTCGTCGAGGCGCAGGTTATCGCTCCGGCCGATACCAGGATCAGCGCCGAGTATCTCGAGTACGACTCGCCGAATGGGTACGGCCGGGCGCGGGGGTACCTCGTGGCCCCGACGGGTGCGACAGCCAGGCATCCCGCCATCCTCGTGATCCACGAAAATCGCGGCCTCAACCCGCACATCGAAGACATCACGCGGCGGCTCGCGGTCGACGGCTTTCTCGCGTTTGCTCCGGATGCGCTCTTCCCGCTCGGTGGCTACCCGGGCGATGAAGACAAAGCCCGCGAGCTCTTTCCGCAGCTCGATCAGGCCAAGACGCGGGAGGATTTCGTGGCTGCCGTCGGGGTGTTGAAGGCCCGCCCGGAGTCGACCGGTCGGGTTGGTGCGGTCGGGTTCTGCTATGGCGGCGGCATGGTGAACTATCTCGCCACCCGGCTCGGTTCGGAGCTGGCCGCGGGCGTGGCGTTCTACGGTTCGTCGCCCAACGTCGAGGACGTGCCGAAGATTCGCAGTCCGCTGCTGATTCAGTCGGCGGAGCAGGACCCTCGAATCAATGCGAGCTGGCCGGCGTTCGAGGAGGCGCTCAAGGCGGCGAAAGTCGACTACCAGCGGTATCTCTATCCGGGCACCCAGCACGGCTTCAACAACGATACCACGCCGCGGTATGACCCCGCCGCCGCGAAGCTGGCGTGGGACCGGACCGTGGCGTTCTTCAATCGGCACGTGCGGGGTTAA
- a CDS encoding RES family NAD+ phosphorylase codes for MPSAWRIVKSKYAASALDGEGARRAGGRWTSVGRRAVYTSSSVALATLEILVHLESPRLLAAYTLFEVRFPDQLVTKLDPRSLPPEWTNYPAPVSLAAIGDRWLDSAASAVLRVPSAVVGLEFNYVLNPEHRDYRKVSIGPAQPFRVDPRLA; via the coding sequence GTGCCGTCCGCCTGGCGGATCGTCAAAAGTAAGTACGCCGCCAGCGCCCTTGATGGCGAAGGGGCTCGCCGGGCTGGAGGGCGCTGGACCAGCGTCGGCCGGCGCGCGGTCTACACCTCGAGCTCAGTGGCGCTGGCCACGCTGGAAATCCTCGTCCACCTCGAGTCGCCTCGGCTGCTGGCCGCGTACACGCTCTTCGAAGTTCGCTTTCCGGATCAGCTCGTCACGAAGCTCGACCCTCGATCGTTGCCGCCAGAGTGGACCAACTATCCTGCACCCGTCAGCCTCGCCGCCATCGGCGACCGGTGGTTGGATTCGGCTGCGTCAGCGGTGTTGCGGGTTCCCAGTGCCGTCGTGGGGTTGGAGTTCAACTACGTGCTCAACCCCGAACATCGCGACTACCGGAAGGTGAGCATCGGACCGGCCCAGCCGTTTCGGGTCGATCCGCGCCTCGCCTAG
- a CDS encoding DUF2384 domain-containing protein produces the protein MAKSAPGPSRKRIPKRRPDVQAYLEAVEGSRGPNAYVALLGMEAADTASLHDRVEQGIPYRYLEKLHSLMDVQRSALTDALMLSERTIHRRKEAGRLQPDESDRVLRLTRLFGKAIELFEGDDRQAVAWFRKPIRGLGDRSPLEMSRTGPGALEVERLIDRLEHGVPS, from the coding sequence ATGGCAAAATCAGCACCGGGTCCGTCCCGAAAGCGGATCCCCAAGCGGCGCCCGGATGTGCAGGCCTACCTCGAGGCGGTCGAGGGCTCGCGCGGACCCAATGCCTACGTGGCCCTACTCGGTATGGAGGCTGCCGATACGGCGTCCCTCCATGATCGGGTGGAGCAGGGCATTCCCTACCGATACCTCGAGAAGCTGCACAGCCTGATGGACGTGCAGCGCTCGGCCCTGACCGACGCGCTGATGCTCTCGGAACGGACGATTCACCGGCGCAAGGAGGCTGGACGGCTGCAGCCGGATGAATCGGATCGGGTGCTTCGACTCACCCGCTTGTTCGGCAAAGCCATCGAACTGTTCGAAGGCGATGACCGGCAGGCCGTTGCCTGGTTCCGGAAGCCGATCAGGGGCCTGGGCGACCGATCGCCCCTGGAGATGAGCCGCACGGGTCCGGGTGCGCTCGAGGTCGAGCGCCTGATCGACCGGCTCGAGCACGGAGTGCCCTCCTGA